A segment of the Capnocytophaga sp. ARDL2 genome:
AAAAAATGATATTCAGGCAATCAAAAATGAATTTCGGTCGGCGGAAATTGGTTTTTTAGTGTTTGGAGATTAGTTTTATTTAAACATTTACAATCAATATATATCTTTTTATTAAGTTTATAAATGTTTAATTATTTGCTTTGCAATTTTCTCTATCACATTGATGGCTACACTATTTCCGAACTGCTGATAGGCTTGATTATCGGAAACTGGAATGATAAAATCCTCTGGAAAACCTTGCAATCTCGCTGCTTCTCGTGGGGTCAGTTTGCGTGGATTTTTACCTTTTTGTTCTATTAATATTTCGCTTCCGTCTTTATAATATCTTGCCGAAATGGTATTGGTGTATTCTGAATTTTCATTAAACAGTCCGTAACCAAACCCTTTTCCTTTGGCTTTATTTTCTATTTTTCGGCGTTGATGTCCTGCCCAAAGTCTATCCGAAATGGTATATTTTTCATCTACACTTTGTTCTAAAATATCGCCTACTTTGGTTGGAGATTGAATAGGTTTAGGAAATTCAAATTGTACATTTTTATCTAAAAAACCTACTATATAAATGCGTTCCCTATTCTGAGGAAGCCCAAAATCACGAGCTTTAAGCACTTCATACTGAACATTTTCATAGCCTATTTCTTTTAAATGTTCAATGATGGTTTTTAGTGTATTTCCTTTGTCGTGTCCTTTGAGTTGTTTCACATTTTCAAGTAAAAAGGCTTTCGGTTTTTTCTCTTTTAAAATTCTTTCAATATCAAAAAACAGCGTTCCACGAGTGTCTGAAAATCCTTTTTTTAATCCTGCTTGACTGAATGGCTGACACGGAAACCCTGCCAATAGAATATCGTGATTAGGAATATTTTTTTCATCAATTAAAGTAATATCTCCTGCAATATCTTCATTAGGAAAATTAGAACAATATGTTTTTACAGAATATGGATTTATTTCACTGGTAAAAACACATTCTATATTATTATAAGCTCTTTCAAATCCTAAACGAATACCTCCAATTCCTGCAAAGAGGTCTATTATTTTAATTTTCTTTGCCATTATTTTTTCCAAAAATTGATAATATTAGGAATTTCATCAAATAAATATTCTTCAAAACTAATAATGTTTTTCATTTCTTTTAATTCTTTCGAATTGGCTACCCAATCATAAGCTACTACAATGATATTATGATTTGCCATTTCTTGGGCTTTACTTTTTGAAATAGTTTCATCGGCTGTTAATAGATGAATTGTAGGAATATTTGTTCGCTGGATTTCCTCAGCGACTTCTTGCCATCTCTCACGAAGGGATGTTTTCATCGTTCCGATAATAGTCTTACTTCGTCTTTCTTTAAAGGCTTCAATATTAGGTAGAATGCTATCTACTTTTTTACCCAAACCGAGGCTATCAAAGGTTTTTCGCCCTACTTTGCTTTGGCTATCGTAAGAATAACCTAAATATTCGTACAATTTATAAATGATTGCCTCAAAAGTTTTCCCTGCTCTCGACCGCCTTGATTGTGTCATACTCAACGATAAACGATAAATATACGGAAATACCCTACCTGCATACTCTCCGCAAATGGCTTTGATACTTTCAAGCAACTCCTCTCCCTTTTTGTTAATGATATTTTCAGTTAATAGAATGTCCAAAATAGATTTTGGCGTGTTGAGAATCTTATGTAAATCACGCATTATAATGGCACTAAACTCTACTTCATCATTCAAATATTCTTGCCAAGATTCTTCACGAAGTTTGGCAATGGATTCACTAACTTCCTTATTATCAATTAAGGAAAGGTAAGTTTTATGATTTTTAAAAACCTGTTCCACAATTTCCTGCGAAGAACGAATGTATTGTTGTCTGTATTTTTTTATACTTTCATCAAAAACATTTAATTCTTTTTTGGGTATTTCTATTATTTTAGGTATCATTTTTATTCTTTTTAAATCCTAACTAATCCACTGATTCTCGCCAAAATCAGGTTTTCGTTTTTCGGCTCGTTTGCCGTAGCATTTTCTTCTGTGGGCTTTTTGTTTGTGTTTTCGCTCATAATAAAATGGATTTAGTTCGTTATAAAATTCTATTTGGTGGTTATTTTTTCAATATTGGTTGTACAAAAATAATATTTTGGCACTAAAAAATGAGTTTCGGTCATCAAAAAATGATATTCGGTCGGTCAAAAATGGATTTCGGTCGGCGGAAATTGGTTTTTTATTGCTTATAATACCTTTTTAAACAGATGAATGTTAATATCATATTTTGTAAAGTAAAAAACTAATGATTATTTAAATCAAATAATTCCGCAGGATTGATTTTGAATTGTAGCATTTTGGCTGTGTCGCGTCCGCCATCACCTCCTTTTCGTTGCATTGTTATTTTTCCTATTTTAAAACTACCTTGTTTGGTCATTATTACGCTTTCGTTTCCAAAATAATTCAGGCAGAAATTCATTGGCTTTAAAATCTATCGTGAATTCTTTTCAACTTTCTGAACCACCAGCATCCATTCGGCAGAAAATTGCCCTCTTCCCTTTAAAATATCTGAAACAATGAGCGATTTATTAGCCTCAATCCATTGCAATATCAACTCTTGCTCTTGGGTGGTAAATTCATCGGCAAACATTCTTCGTTTATCCCTCGGATTGGCTATATTCGGAATTATTTCGCCTGTATATCTCTTCAAAATAGAAGTAATTTCTTGGGGAATATCCCACATTTCCACATATTTATCCACCCAGCGTTTATCGATTTGATTAAATCCTTTTGGATTGCTTACCAATTTTACTTGTAGATTCTGACAATCAATGGCTTCTTTAAGTTTGATGGTTACTTGTACTTGTACATCGGTTTTATATCCGCTTATTTTTACAGCTTTCACAAATTCGATTTCATCCAAATCATATTGCATTATGATTAGCCACTTTTGAGCCTCTTCATCACTTTTCCAATTATTGAATTTATGCACAATATCCTCCTCATTACGAAATCCGTTCTTTGCTGTTTGTGAGCCTAATAATTGTTCTTTATTCATTTTGACATTTATTATTGATTATCCAAAACTTCCATTATTTCTTTGGCAATTTCCTTCAAAACATTGACCGAAACGCTGTTGCCAAACTGCTTATAAGCCTGTGTAATAGAATTATTTATGATAAAATCCTCAGGAAAACCTTGTACTCTGGCACATTCTCTAGGCGATAGTTTGCGTACTTTTCCATTTACGAGATACAAACCCGTTTTTGCCCCCACACCACCGCCATAGGCAGAAAGCGTAATGGCGTGTCCGTCTGTATGATAGATGCGTTCGCCTTGTCCGCCCTTGTTTACTTTTCCTATTTGAATAGGCTTGTTGGGATAATCTATTTCTCCAAATAAATCTTTGGTAGGTTGATAATTCTTATAA
Coding sequences within it:
- a CDS encoding DNA cytosine methyltransferase, with amino-acid sequence MAKKIKIIDLFAGIGGIRLGFERAYNNIECVFTSEINPYSVKTYCSNFPNEDIAGDITLIDEKNIPNHDILLAGFPCQPFSQAGLKKGFSDTRGTLFFDIERILKEKKPKAFLLENVKQLKGHDKGNTLKTIIEHLKEIGYENVQYEVLKARDFGLPQNRERIYIVGFLDKNVQFEFPKPIQSPTKVGDILEQSVDEKYTISDRLWAGHQRRKIENKAKGKGFGYGLFNENSEYTNTISARYYKDGSEILIEQKGKNPRKLTPREAARLQGFPEDFIIPVSDNQAYQQFGNSVAINVIEKIAKQIIKHL
- a CDS encoding type II restriction endonuclease, translated to MIPKIIEIPKKELNVFDESIKKYRQQYIRSSQEIVEQVFKNHKTYLSLIDNKEVSESIAKLREESWQEYLNDEVEFSAIIMRDLHKILNTPKSILDILLTENIINKKGEELLESIKAICGEYAGRVFPYIYRLSLSMTQSRRSRAGKTFEAIIYKLYEYLGYSYDSQSKVGRKTFDSLGLGKKVDSILPNIEAFKERRSKTIIGTMKTSLRERWQEVAEEIQRTNIPTIHLLTADETISKSKAQEMANHNIIVVAYDWVANSKELKEMKNIISFEEYLFDEIPNIINFWKK